In a single window of the Polynucleobacter sp. MWH-UH24A genome:
- a CDS encoding DUF3501 family protein, producing the protein MTTGSIEMGKITRDSLLSLEAYHKARPEMRARAIAERKLRTVHLGEHLTLIFENEFLMRYQIQEMLRVEKTFEDEGIQDELDAYNPMVPGGSDFKVTMMIEYPNEADRRVALAKLVGVEDQIFIEIEGQPRVYAIADEDLERATTEKTSAVHFLRIPLTPAMKDALKAGAQMMVGCDHKGYPMHVETLPHETLASLVTDLD; encoded by the coding sequence ATGACAACAGGATCAATTGAAATGGGAAAAATTACACGCGATAGTTTATTAAGCCTTGAGGCTTACCACAAAGCACGTCCTGAAATGAGGGCACGCGCCATTGCTGAACGCAAACTGCGCACTGTTCATTTGGGCGAGCATCTCACACTGATTTTTGAGAACGAGTTCTTAATGCGTTATCAGATTCAAGAAATGTTACGCGTTGAGAAAACCTTTGAAGATGAAGGCATTCAAGATGAGTTGGATGCATACAACCCTATGGTACCTGGTGGTTCGGACTTTAAGGTCACCATGATGATTGAGTATCCCAATGAAGCCGATCGTCGCGTCGCGCTTGCAAAGTTGGTTGGTGTTGAAGATCAGATTTTTATTGAGATTGAAGGTCAGCCACGGGTCTACGCAATTGCCGACGAGGATTTAGAGCGAGCAACGACCGAGAAAACCTCGGCCGTGCATTTCCTGCGCATTCCACTAACACCGGCCATGAAAGACGCGCTCAAGGCGGGTGCCCAGATGATGGTGGGTTGCGACCACAAGGGTTATCCCATGCATGTCGAAACCCTCCCCCATGAAACACTCGCTTCCTTAGTCACAGACCTCGACTAA
- the ald gene encoding alanine dehydrogenase — MIIGIPKEIKNNEFRVGLTPSLVNGLTRQGHSVLVEKNAGAQIGFADAQYQAAGATLLEDAKAVFAAAELIVKVKEPQPIECAMLHADQTLFTYLHLAPDPVQTQALIESKAICIAYETVTSSSGALPLLAPMSEVAGRMSIQAGAAHLEKSKGGSGLLLGGIPGVATAKILILGAGVVGRHALQIAVGMGAHVSIMDRDLDRLRQIDALYGNRVQTLFSDQQSIENAVRESDLVIGAVLLPGGSAPKLVTAAMIKQMRAGSVLVDVAIDQGGCFETSRPTTHAEPTYIEHGVIHYCVANMPGAVARTSTIGLTNATYPFIEQIANLGVMEALRLNSHLRNGLSICRGQLTSAPVARAQKRSHVPIDEALLSPDLVEVCD, encoded by the coding sequence ATGATTATTGGTATTCCAAAAGAAATTAAAAATAATGAGTTTCGGGTTGGACTAACCCCTAGCCTGGTCAATGGCCTTACCCGCCAAGGCCACTCGGTGCTGGTAGAAAAAAATGCTGGCGCACAAATTGGGTTTGCCGATGCGCAGTATCAAGCGGCTGGTGCAACATTACTCGAGGATGCCAAAGCGGTCTTCGCCGCCGCCGAGTTAATCGTCAAGGTTAAAGAGCCACAGCCCATCGAGTGCGCCATGCTGCATGCAGATCAGACCCTGTTTACTTATTTGCATTTGGCGCCTGATCCAGTCCAGACACAGGCATTAATCGAGTCCAAAGCCATTTGCATTGCCTATGAGACGGTGACCTCATCGAGCGGTGCATTGCCACTGTTGGCGCCCATGAGCGAGGTGGCAGGGCGGATGTCGATTCAGGCAGGGGCTGCACATTTGGAGAAATCCAAAGGGGGCTCTGGATTATTGTTGGGCGGCATTCCCGGTGTTGCTACTGCAAAGATCTTGATCTTGGGCGCAGGCGTTGTAGGCCGTCATGCCTTGCAAATTGCGGTTGGCATGGGCGCGCACGTGAGCATCATGGATCGCGACTTAGATCGCCTACGGCAAATTGATGCGCTCTACGGTAATCGAGTGCAAACCCTGTTCTCTGATCAGCAAAGTATTGAGAATGCAGTGAGAGAAAGCGATTTGGTGATTGGCGCAGTGTTGCTGCCAGGTGGCTCAGCACCTAAATTGGTGACCGCGGCCATGATCAAGCAGATGCGAGCCGGATCGGTTTTGGTCGATGTGGCGATTGATCAAGGCGGTTGTTTTGAGACCTCACGCCCCACCACCCACGCAGAGCCGACCTACATAGAACATGGAGTGATTCATTACTGTGTGGCCAATATGCCAGGCGCGGTTGCTCGGACATCCACGATTGGTTTAACGAATGCGACCTATCCCTTTATTGAGCAAATTGCCAATCTTGGAGTGATGGAAGCTTTGCGATTGAACTCGCATTTAAGAAATGGGCTGAGTATTTGTCGTGGGCAACTCACTTCTGCACCCGTTGCTCGGGCACAGAAGCGGTCGCACGTTCCAATCGACGAGGCGTTATTAAGCCCCGATTTAGTCGAGGTCTGTGACTAA
- a CDS encoding amino acid permease, with the protein MRWRCATVIMKGVLLEKNEEGLKRHLKVRHIRLMALGSTIGVGLFLGSATAIQIAGPSILLAYFLAGMVAFVVLRTLGEMAVHEPVTGSFATYANTYVNPLAGYMVGWGYWTYWVVVAIAEVTAVGIYMGIWFPDTPQWIWALSSIILMGLINLIAVKVFGEFEFWFALIKIMAIVLMIALGCSVIFFGFTNDWVPMGLSNLWQHGGFFPNGFSGFLLSLHMVLFAYVGIEMIGLSAGEAQNPKQTIPMAIDSLIWRILIFYLGALMVILAIFPWNEVGQQGSPFVAMFERIGLREAAGIINFVVITAALSACNAGVFSGGRLLYALSANGYASKSFVTLSRTGVPHRAVIGTVCVPMVGVVLNYFVPEKAFHYMMAAVTFVGLMVWISILYTHFRFRASLSKDQLAQLSYRAPWWPYSSWFALAFIALVIVLMSFHEDARMALIVGPILLTIYLILYFVLGINKKHVLQLGEQK; encoded by the coding sequence ATGCGGTGGCGTTGTGCCACCGTCATCATGAAAGGAGTTCTCTTGGAGAAGAATGAAGAAGGCTTAAAGCGCCACCTCAAAGTCAGGCACATTCGCTTAATGGCTTTGGGTTCTACGATTGGTGTTGGATTATTTTTAGGATCTGCCACCGCAATTCAAATTGCAGGGCCATCCATCTTGCTTGCCTACTTCTTGGCTGGCATGGTTGCATTTGTGGTCTTGCGAACCTTGGGAGAAATGGCTGTCCATGAACCGGTCACGGGATCATTTGCCACCTATGCCAATACCTATGTCAATCCACTAGCCGGATACATGGTGGGTTGGGGGTACTGGACCTACTGGGTGGTCGTGGCCATTGCTGAAGTGACTGCGGTGGGTATTTATATGGGGATTTGGTTTCCAGACACACCGCAATGGATTTGGGCATTGTCTTCCATCATCTTGATGGGGCTGATCAATTTGATTGCCGTCAAAGTATTTGGTGAGTTTGAGTTTTGGTTTGCACTCATCAAAATTATGGCAATCGTGCTGATGATTGCATTGGGTTGCTCAGTAATCTTCTTTGGGTTTACTAACGATTGGGTACCGATGGGTCTGAGTAACCTCTGGCAGCATGGCGGATTTTTTCCAAACGGGTTTAGTGGGTTTTTACTCTCATTACATATGGTGCTGTTTGCCTATGTCGGCATTGAAATGATTGGGCTATCTGCAGGCGAAGCACAAAATCCGAAACAGACAATTCCGATGGCCATCGACTCACTCATTTGGCGCATCCTCATTTTTTACTTAGGTGCGCTGATGGTTATTCTGGCAATCTTTCCATGGAATGAGGTCGGTCAGCAAGGTAGTCCATTTGTGGCCATGTTTGAGCGCATTGGCTTACGCGAGGCCGCTGGCATTATTAATTTTGTGGTGATTACTGCAGCTCTATCCGCCTGCAATGCCGGGGTGTTTAGTGGTGGCCGCTTGTTATATGCCTTATCTGCGAATGGCTATGCTTCAAAGTCTTTTGTTACGTTGTCACGAACGGGTGTTCCGCATCGTGCTGTGATTGGAACGGTATGCGTACCGATGGTTGGTGTCGTACTGAACTATTTTGTTCCTGAAAAGGCTTTCCATTACATGATGGCGGCGGTCACATTTGTGGGCCTCATGGTCTGGATCTCCATTTTGTATACCCACTTCCGCTTTCGGGCAAGTCTTAGCAAGGATCAACTTGCGCAATTGTCATACCGCGCTCCCTGGTGGCCGTATTCCAGCTGGTTTGCCTTGGCCTTTATTGCGTTGGTCATTGTCTTGATGAGTTTTCATGAGGATGCGCGCATGGCACTCATTGTGGGACCAATCTTATTAACCATTTATTTGATCCTGTATTTCGTATTAGGAATTAATAAAAAACACGTACTTCAATTAGGAGAGCAGAAATGA
- a CDS encoding fused MFS/spermidine synthase, which yields MFYAIVIFISAFLIFLVQPLIAKQILPWFGGSAAVWGTCLLFFQSALLAGYAYADVLTRYLSMKRQVMVHGVLLVAAIITMPIIASDAWRPFGNEDPILRILGLLLATIGLPYFLLASTTPLIGAWYWRRHQASAPYRLFALSNFASLLALLGYPFLIEPWLGNRETAWAWSGLFCIFAVLCFALGLSTVKNAQNVGDQQVGGSDLNAAAHSIHIGQWLRWVALSAIGSALLLGVSSHLTQNISSAPLLWVVPLALYLITFIISFDHPRWYKRAVFLPLAIVLVPAMAWLSDSLNLKMVTPVYALGLFVVCMVCHGELARLKPHPSKLTTFYLSISIGGALGSLAMAVIAPLVFTGYFELYAALIGAAVIALFIPIGETSRMRWLAKGVASLVVLAVGLLSWQGIRDYTLDVRFMERDFYGVVRTRDNSTGANFRSLIHGAIAHGGQLLEEELQMTPSSYYGPTSGYGRVFASLPDTPKTVGVIGLGAGALAVYAKPGDHWVFYEISPSVVTAAKKDFTFLEKMKGTHEIVIGDGRLSLDREPSRQFDVLAMDAFSGDSIPTHLITKEAMEIYMKHLKPNGVIVFQATNRFVDLLPVAKNLADAHGLSIVLVTDSPDFETGPEYWLANTDQVIMTRNQNLLNQEKIKSGAVEIQKRTGFPMFTDDYINLLRLFKRGS from the coding sequence ATGTTCTACGCCATCGTTATTTTCATTTCCGCGTTCCTAATTTTTCTGGTTCAGCCTTTAATCGCAAAACAAATCTTGCCGTGGTTTGGGGGTTCTGCTGCAGTGTGGGGAACATGTTTACTTTTTTTTCAATCGGCGCTTCTCGCAGGTTATGCCTATGCCGATGTCTTGACTCGTTATCTGTCGATGAAGCGACAGGTCATGGTGCACGGCGTTCTTTTGGTAGCTGCAATTATTACGATGCCGATTATTGCGAGCGATGCGTGGCGCCCCTTTGGTAACGAGGATCCGATTTTAAGAATCCTAGGACTGCTACTAGCAACCATCGGGTTGCCGTATTTTTTACTCGCAAGCACTACCCCGTTAATTGGTGCTTGGTATTGGCGTCGCCACCAAGCCTCAGCCCCTTATCGCCTCTTTGCCCTCTCAAATTTTGCTTCACTCCTGGCTCTGCTCGGATACCCATTTTTGATTGAGCCTTGGCTTGGTAACCGTGAGACCGCTTGGGCATGGTCCGGATTATTTTGTATCTTTGCAGTCTTATGTTTTGCTCTTGGTTTATCAACCGTTAAGAACGCACAAAACGTTGGCGATCAGCAGGTTGGTGGATCCGATTTAAATGCTGCCGCTCATTCCATTCATATTGGCCAATGGTTACGTTGGGTGGCGTTATCGGCGATTGGTTCGGCATTGCTATTGGGAGTTAGTAGTCATTTAACCCAAAACATCTCATCAGCACCATTACTGTGGGTGGTACCCCTTGCGCTTTACTTAATCACCTTCATCATCAGTTTTGATCATCCCCGCTGGTATAAGCGCGCAGTATTTTTGCCGCTAGCGATTGTGCTGGTTCCAGCAATGGCGTGGCTGTCGGATTCCCTCAATCTCAAGATGGTGACACCGGTTTATGCACTCGGTTTATTTGTGGTTTGTATGGTGTGCCACGGTGAACTGGCTCGTCTGAAGCCACATCCTTCCAAGTTAACGACTTTTTATCTATCCATATCGATTGGTGGGGCACTTGGCTCATTGGCCATGGCCGTCATCGCACCCTTGGTCTTTACAGGGTATTTTGAGCTCTATGCCGCTCTCATTGGTGCTGCGGTGATTGCTCTATTTATACCGATTGGTGAAACCTCACGGATGCGTTGGTTGGCTAAGGGGGTTGCTTCCCTCGTTGTCTTAGCCGTTGGGCTGTTGTCATGGCAGGGAATTCGGGACTACACGCTTGATGTGCGATTTATGGAGCGCGATTTTTATGGTGTTGTACGTACCCGCGATAACTCTACCGGAGCGAATTTCCGAAGCTTGATTCATGGCGCGATCGCGCATGGCGGACAGTTGCTTGAAGAAGAGTTGCAAATGACGCCATCGAGCTACTATGGACCAACGAGTGGTTATGGACGGGTCTTCGCAAGTTTGCCCGACACACCAAAGACTGTCGGGGTAATCGGTTTGGGAGCGGGCGCGTTAGCAGTCTATGCCAAGCCTGGTGATCATTGGGTGTTTTATGAAATCTCACCGTCGGTGGTCACTGCGGCTAAAAAAGATTTCACTTTTTTGGAAAAGATGAAAGGAACCCATGAAATCGTGATCGGCGATGGTCGCCTTTCCCTCGATCGCGAGCCATCTCGACAATTTGATGTGTTGGCAATGGATGCCTTCTCAGGGGATTCAATTCCGACCCATTTAATTACCAAAGAGGCGATGGAAATTTATATGAAACACCTCAAGCCCAATGGCGTAATCGTGTTTCAGGCAACCAACCGTTTTGTGGATTTATTACCTGTGGCTAAAAATTTGGCCGATGCCCATGGCTTATCGATTGTTTTGGTAACCGACTCACCCGATTTTGAGACCGGGCCTGAGTATTGGTTGGCCAATACTGACCAAGTCATCATGACGCGAAATCAAAATTTATTGAATCAAGAGAAGATCAAATCCGGCGCAGTGGAAATTCAAAAGCGCACTGGTTTCCCGATGTTTACCGATGACTACATTAATTTATTACGGTTGTTTAAGCGTGGCTCTTAA
- a CDS encoding ThiF family adenylyltransferase → MANERTVDQTTCESNPAADRRFAGVARLYGEDAFEAFGRATVVVIGLGGVGSWAAEALARSAVGHLVLVDFDHIAQSNVNRQLHAVEGNFGKAKVLAMAERLQAINPTIQLTIHDAFAELGNLEHIIPQGAFVLDACDEASTKVALANFCQRHQIPLTMCGGAGGKLDPTRIQIADLAKTIQDPLLAKIRAQLRKNHLFSRDLKKPMGIQAVYSSEARRGIASGGLECSGYGSGVTVTAPFGFAAAAACLKQIANSSGQSFC, encoded by the coding sequence ATGGCAAACGAAAGAACAGTTGACCAAACCACCTGTGAAAGCAACCCGGCTGCAGATCGACGATTTGCTGGAGTCGCCCGTTTATACGGCGAAGATGCATTTGAAGCTTTTGGCCGTGCCACGGTCGTAGTGATCGGTCTTGGCGGAGTTGGGTCATGGGCCGCCGAAGCTTTAGCACGCTCAGCCGTTGGCCATTTGGTTTTGGTGGATTTTGATCACATTGCGCAAAGTAACGTTAATCGTCAGTTGCATGCCGTTGAAGGAAATTTCGGAAAAGCGAAAGTGCTAGCGATGGCTGAGCGTTTACAAGCCATTAACCCAACGATACAACTCACGATTCATGATGCATTCGCCGAGTTAGGAAATCTAGAGCACATCATTCCCCAGGGGGCTTTTGTTCTCGATGCTTGCGATGAGGCGTCTACCAAGGTCGCGCTTGCCAATTTTTGTCAGCGTCACCAGATTCCATTAACCATGTGCGGGGGTGCCGGGGGGAAGTTAGACCCCACCCGAATTCAGATTGCCGACCTGGCTAAGACCATTCAAGACCCCTTACTGGCCAAAATCAGAGCGCAATTGCGAAAAAACCACTTATTTAGTAGGGATTTAAAGAAACCCATGGGAATTCAGGCGGTTTACTCATCCGAAGCCAGGAGGGGCATAGCCAGTGGGGGTTTGGAATGCTCAGGGTATGGTTCCGGGGTTACTGTAACCGCGCCGTTTGGGTTTGCGGCGGCCGCCGCTTGCCTTAAGCAAATCGCCAATTCCTCGGGCCAATCTTTTTGCTAA
- the pdxH gene encoding pyridoxamine 5'-phosphate oxidase, with translation MSTISKNLADLRKNYTAGQLSENDVPADPVVLFETWFLQASQAQCPEPNAMVLATADASGTPSARVVLLKGISQGDFCFFTNYASQKGQELENRPQAALLFHWHELERQVRINGIVSKLTAAESDDYFFQRPPASRIGAWASPQSREIESRAFLEQEELRFKEQFGENPPRPAQWGGYRLKPEKIEFWQGRPSRLHDRILFTKTQEVWRVSRLAP, from the coding sequence ATGAGCACAATCAGTAAAAACTTAGCCGATCTACGCAAAAACTATACCGCAGGGCAATTATCGGAAAACGATGTGCCAGCAGATCCGGTTGTTCTATTTGAAACCTGGTTTTTACAGGCTAGTCAGGCGCAGTGCCCTGAACCGAATGCGATGGTGCTCGCTACCGCTGATGCAAGCGGTACTCCCTCGGCACGGGTGGTTTTATTAAAAGGAATCAGCCAGGGTGATTTTTGTTTCTTTACCAATTACGCCAGTCAAAAAGGGCAAGAGCTTGAAAACCGTCCACAAGCGGCACTTCTTTTTCATTGGCACGAACTAGAACGTCAGGTTCGCATTAACGGCATTGTGTCGAAGCTCACCGCAGCAGAGAGTGATGACTATTTTTTTCAACGTCCTCCAGCCTCTCGAATTGGTGCTTGGGCCTCACCCCAAAGTCGAGAAATTGAGAGTCGTGCTTTTTTAGAACAGGAAGAACTTCGCTTTAAAGAACAATTTGGAGAAAACCCTCCCCGACCAGCACAATGGGGGGGATATCGCCTAAAGCCCGAGAAGATTGAGTTTTGGCAGGGCCGCCCCTCGCGCTTGCACGATCGCATTTTGTTTACCAAGACTCAAGAGGTATGGCGTGTTAGTCGCTTAGCGCCATAG
- the msrA gene encoding peptide-methionine (S)-S-oxide reductase MsrA — protein sequence MISEKAILGGGCFWCLEAVYQRVQGVQHVISGYAGGHIENPSYEAVCSESTGHAEVVQIEFDPTAVTYRQLLEIFFVIHDPTTLNYQGNDVGTQYRSVIYALSEQQLQSAKELVRELEAQRHFSDPIVTEVIMAPVFYPAEDYHQNYYRNHPFQGYCMAVVGPKVSKFKKTFATLLKD from the coding sequence ATGATTTCAGAGAAGGCGATATTGGGTGGGGGGTGTTTCTGGTGCCTCGAGGCGGTCTATCAGCGCGTCCAAGGCGTACAACATGTGATCTCCGGATATGCTGGGGGCCATATCGAAAATCCAAGCTATGAAGCGGTCTGCTCAGAGTCAACGGGTCATGCTGAGGTTGTTCAGATTGAATTTGATCCCACCGCCGTCACCTATCGGCAGTTATTGGAAATATTTTTTGTGATCCATGATCCAACCACATTGAACTATCAGGGGAATGACGTTGGAACCCAATACCGTTCGGTCATTTATGCCTTAAGCGAGCAGCAACTACAAAGCGCTAAAGAGCTCGTGAGAGAGCTTGAGGCACAAAGACACTTTTCCGATCCGATCGTCACCGAGGTGATCATGGCCCCAGTTTTTTATCCTGCTGAAGACTATCATCAAAATTACTACCGCAATCACCCATTTCAAGGGTATTGCATGGCTGTGGTTGGACCTAAGGTGAGTAAGTTCAAAAAAACCTTTGCAACCTTGCTCAAGGATTAA
- the leuE gene encoding leucine efflux protein LeuE, with protein MLDWMNLTQVGVVELPTFILGTIAIVLLPGPNSLYVLATTSQLGWRAGAWASFGIVVGDSLLMAAIVLGAASLLQNSPTLFIALRWLGAIYLLWLAWGLMRTAWYRFQKSVPQSGAQAGSIRFLQMHPFVAALALSLTNPKAIFFFISFFTQFVDPQFANPALSFLYLAIILQVISITYLGALIWAGETLAHGFERRPQLAAMLWFGVSILFIYFALRLLMGS; from the coding sequence ATGCTGGATTGGATGAATTTGACTCAGGTAGGCGTTGTGGAGTTGCCGACCTTTATTCTGGGTACTATCGCGATTGTTTTATTGCCGGGCCCAAACTCCCTTTATGTTCTAGCGACCACCTCCCAATTGGGTTGGAGAGCAGGAGCGTGGGCATCATTTGGTATTGTTGTGGGCGATTCGCTCCTGATGGCAGCGATTGTTTTGGGTGCCGCGTCGCTGTTGCAAAACTCACCAACCCTCTTTATTGCATTACGCTGGCTCGGGGCGATTTATTTATTGTGGCTAGCTTGGGGTCTAATGCGAACCGCTTGGTACCGTTTTCAAAAAAGTGTTCCACAGAGTGGCGCCCAAGCAGGCTCGATTCGATTTCTGCAAATGCATCCTTTTGTCGCTGCTCTAGCTTTGTCGCTGACTAACCCCAAAGCCATTTTTTTCTTCATTTCCTTCTTTACTCAGTTTGTGGATCCGCAATTTGCCAACCCGGCGCTCAGTTTTTTATACCTTGCCATCATCTTGCAAGTGATTAGCATCACCTACTTAGGGGCACTGATTTGGGCTGGCGAAACCCTTGCCCATGGATTTGAGCGTCGCCCGCAATTGGCGGCTATGCTGTGGTTTGGAGTCAGCATCTTGTTTATTTATTTTGCATTACGCTTACTCATGGGAAGTTAA
- a CDS encoding DEAD/DEAH box helicase codes for MSHSAEITNHSFASLNLAAPLLKNIEALGYTQATPVQAQVIPATLEGGDLLVSSQTGSGKTAAFLLPLLHQLVLANPHGSPVPGRAQPKILVLCPTRELAQQVATDAINLARGIKSLRIATIMGGMPYGKQIQAIKGASLVVATPGRLLDLFNSRAIRLDQVECLVVDEADRMLDLGFAEDLEAIDERCKGRSQTLMFSATFAPRIMSLASNLTKDAKRIELAHAGEAHANIAQKLHWADNMAHKHRLLEHLLSDPELDQAVVFASTQVESEKIADTLRANGYQASALHGAMPQAVRNRRLDSLRKGQTRILVATDVAARGIDVPRISHVINFGLPMKPEDYTHRIGRTGRAGRNGIAITLAEHRDRVKIRAIERFTQQPMAAAEIAGLEPQQKPSAHKPNHRPGTAKRNKPKFGGQARKSSGPRFGARTGSFQNSTRQH; via the coding sequence ATGTCACATTCTGCTGAAATTACGAATCATTCATTTGCTTCACTGAACTTAGCCGCGCCCTTACTCAAAAACATTGAGGCGCTTGGCTATACCCAAGCTACCCCCGTACAGGCACAGGTTATCCCTGCGACCCTCGAGGGCGGCGATTTATTGGTAAGCAGCCAAACGGGTAGCGGTAAAACCGCCGCCTTTTTGCTACCTCTTCTTCACCAACTCGTTCTTGCCAACCCGCATGGCAGTCCTGTGCCCGGTCGTGCTCAGCCCAAGATCTTGGTCTTGTGCCCAACGCGTGAACTCGCCCAACAAGTTGCCACCGACGCAATTAATCTAGCTCGCGGCATTAAGAGTCTGCGGATTGCTACGATCATGGGCGGTATGCCCTATGGCAAGCAAATCCAAGCCATTAAGGGTGCAAGCTTAGTAGTAGCAACCCCAGGCCGTTTGCTGGATTTATTTAATTCCCGTGCCATTCGCTTAGACCAAGTTGAGTGTCTAGTCGTCGACGAGGCCGATCGCATGTTAGACCTTGGCTTTGCCGAGGATCTCGAGGCAATCGATGAGCGATGCAAGGGCCGTTCCCAAACACTGATGTTCTCAGCAACATTCGCACCGCGCATCATGAGCCTTGCTTCCAACCTCACAAAGGATGCAAAGCGCATCGAACTGGCTCATGCCGGTGAAGCGCATGCCAACATTGCCCAAAAACTGCATTGGGCCGACAACATGGCGCATAAGCATCGTTTGTTGGAGCACCTGCTCTCCGACCCCGAGCTCGATCAAGCAGTTGTCTTCGCGAGCACCCAAGTGGAAAGCGAAAAGATTGCCGACACCTTGCGTGCCAATGGCTATCAGGCTAGCGCATTGCATGGCGCGATGCCACAGGCCGTTCGCAATCGTCGCCTTGATTCATTGCGCAAAGGTCAAACCCGTATTTTGGTTGCCACCGATGTCGCTGCGCGCGGAATTGATGTGCCTCGCATCAGTCATGTCATCAATTTTGGCCTACCCATGAAGCCGGAAGACTATACCCACCGCATCGGTCGTACGGGTCGTGCTGGTCGCAATGGCATTGCGATTACATTGGCCGAGCATCGTGACCGTGTGAAGATTAGAGCCATTGAGCGATTTACTCAGCAACCCATGGCGGCGGCTGAAATTGCTGGTCTTGAGCCCCAACAAAAACCCAGTGCACATAAACCCAATCATCGCCCTGGTACCGCTAAGCGGAATAAACCCAAGTTTGGTGGACAAGCTCGCAAAAGTTCAGGGCCACGGTTTGGCGCCCGTACCGGCTCATTCCAAAATAGCACACGTCAGCATTAA
- a CDS encoding chorismate lyase, which produces MLWRKSRSPFTWHQLDHGAPLGAPLALQEWLSDTGSLTRKLEKALLYPDDRHLELQILADCKQDLVASEKKFFSRPINRSRIREILLCDQGEPIVMARSVLPITSSIGSNHTILKLGHKPLGAVLFAKVLKGRFRPIRQIVRLDPHHPEWKVCQRRYADLPKRVWARRTLYHLNGHPLLVMEIFLPALLAKLQQTD; this is translated from the coding sequence ATGTTGTGGCGGAAGTCTCGCTCTCCATTCACTTGGCATCAACTTGATCATGGGGCACCCTTGGGTGCTCCATTGGCATTACAAGAATGGTTAAGTGATACCGGATCACTCACACGCAAACTCGAGAAAGCACTTCTCTACCCCGACGATCGTCACCTTGAATTGCAGATTCTTGCCGATTGCAAACAGGATTTAGTGGCATCGGAGAAAAAATTCTTTAGTCGCCCCATTAATCGTTCACGAATTCGTGAGATCTTGCTGTGCGATCAGGGTGAACCAATTGTGATGGCGCGCAGTGTATTACCGATTACGAGTTCGATCGGAAGCAATCATACGATTCTGAAATTAGGCCATAAACCCTTGGGTGCGGTTCTGTTTGCCAAAGTTCTTAAGGGACGCTTTCGTCCCATTCGGCAAATCGTTCGTTTAGACCCTCACCATCCTGAGTGGAAAGTTTGTCAGCGTCGCTATGCCGATCTCCCCAAACGCGTTTGGGCCAGGCGAACCCTCTACCACCTCAACGGTCATCCTCTCTTAGTGATGGAGATCTTTTTACCTGCTCTGTTAGCCAAACTGCAGCAGACTGACTAA
- a CDS encoding uroporphyrinogen-III synthase, whose product MKAFEPAIIVTRPTGQARRLIELMQAATQAIYPSVQIISLPLLTIVPKNDSELLTKLRNALQQATLIIFVSPNAIECTMRAIDDSNSSWDQLLAAKARIGVVGQSSQEALIRHGVDQKSILVPAQDESDSDGLWKVLHATIHDWSTESVLIIKGEGGRETLIERLGTVGATVELVSIYSRIPLDPASPLWQSYAETQPQHTLWTLTSSEAVRHLGERCKALNRSPKIMIENSHALCSHSNIANAARQIGFTNILVCEPRDESISQSAAVWLTEQVKRSPSLREDDR is encoded by the coding sequence GTGAAGGCGTTTGAACCGGCGATTATCGTAACCCGACCAACCGGTCAAGCACGGCGCTTAATTGAATTGATGCAAGCAGCTACGCAGGCAATTTATCCATCAGTGCAGATTATTAGTCTTCCCTTGCTGACGATTGTTCCAAAAAATGATTCGGAGCTTTTAACGAAATTACGTAACGCTCTTCAACAGGCAACACTAATCATTTTTGTTAGCCCCAATGCGATTGAGTGCACCATGCGGGCCATTGACGACAGCAATTCATCCTGGGACCAATTGCTCGCAGCTAAAGCTAGGATTGGGGTAGTTGGGCAGAGTAGTCAGGAGGCCCTCATCCGGCACGGCGTTGATCAAAAGTCCATCCTGGTTCCTGCCCAGGATGAATCTGATTCTGATGGATTATGGAAGGTGCTCCATGCCACTATCCATGACTGGTCAACGGAGTCAGTGTTGATCATCAAAGGCGAAGGGGGTCGCGAGACCTTAATTGAGCGATTGGGCACGGTTGGCGCCACGGTTGAGCTTGTTTCGATTTACTCCCGGATTCCTTTAGACCCTGCAAGCCCGCTGTGGCAGTCGTATGCCGAGACTCAGCCACAGCACACCTTATGGACCTTAACATCCTCTGAGGCAGTTCGTCATCTGGGAGAGCGTTGCAAAGCGCTCAACCGAAGTCCGAAAATAATGATTGAGAATAGCCATGCGCTTTGCAGTCATTCGAACATCGCAAACGCGGCCCGGCAGATTGGATTTACGAATATCTTGGTTTGTGAGCCGCGAGATGAATCGATTAGTCAGTCTGCTGCAGTTTGGCTAACAGAGCAGGTAAAAAGATCTCCATCACTAAGAGAGGATGACCGTTGA